A window of the Gemmatimonadaceae bacterium genome harbors these coding sequences:
- a CDS encoding ABC transporter permease: protein MLDRLRYALTAMLRRRRVERDLDDEIRDHIERETEKNLTRGMAPADARRAALVAFGGREQLKESHRDARGTRWLDDFVADMRHGVRMFAANPALTAAAVATLALGVGANTAIFTAVSAALLRPLPFQNPDRLVMVGENNREFVWHMADAAPANYLDWRARVPAFADVMAYGDGPASVTLLVNGAPRLAPIVGVTGNFFSVLGVGMQLGRAFRDEETWSGHPFVVIISDRLWREQFGGKPSVVGTFVSVSGKMAEIVGVAKPGFTFPRPEVDVWLPLGWTVKQRANISFRRAHYLRVVARLRDGVTADEASIQLRSVADALKREYPETNRIMDAELVPLHRFLVGDSRLPLLVLLGAVTLLLLIACVNVGNLLLVRAANREREMAVRAALGAGRSRLVRQAFAESVVLSCAGGVLGLVLAWWGTRVLVRLAPRGDGMLPMANVGIDWRVALYALAVTLGAGLLFGIAPAIWASRRSPNDVLSGAGGSGRSSTRGVRARRGGERLAAIEVAIALALTAGAALLVRSYENLQNVNVGFESANVLEATVQLPARYDSQTKIVRFADEVMTRARALPGVVDVGVANQLPLTRPSWSSAFSIEGPSAGHFGASLLHREVSADYYKTMRVPLIRGRTFTASDRGLPFYVVINESFARAYFKGSDPVGQRITFDKAPDSTSLWRTIVGVVGDEHQATPGTPTDIEVDAPITQEPSHQLAFVVRTRGEPLAVAPGMRHAIGDVDRLLAIESIRSMDGIRAESMARDRFLMMLLSMFGIVGLALAAVGVYGVIAQLARARTREMGIRIALGANPREVQWLIVRRGMGIAMFGVIAGCALSLAGARAMTKLVFGVAPTDPPTLGAAVAIILASTLLASWLPALRSGHVDPATVLRED from the coding sequence ATGCTCGACCGACTGCGTTACGCGCTGACCGCCATGCTCCGCCGCCGCCGCGTCGAGCGGGACCTGGACGACGAGATTCGCGACCACATCGAGCGCGAGACCGAGAAGAATTTGACGCGCGGCATGGCGCCGGCGGACGCCCGGCGCGCGGCGCTCGTCGCGTTTGGTGGACGCGAGCAGCTCAAGGAGTCGCATCGCGATGCGCGCGGCACGCGGTGGCTGGACGACTTCGTCGCGGACATGCGCCACGGTGTGCGCATGTTCGCGGCGAACCCGGCGCTCACCGCCGCCGCCGTGGCGACGCTCGCTCTTGGCGTCGGGGCAAACACCGCGATCTTCACCGCCGTCAGCGCCGCGCTGTTGCGGCCGCTGCCATTCCAGAATCCGGATCGTCTCGTCATGGTTGGCGAGAACAATCGCGAGTTCGTCTGGCACATGGCGGACGCCGCGCCGGCGAACTACCTCGACTGGCGCGCGCGCGTTCCGGCGTTCGCCGACGTGATGGCGTACGGCGACGGTCCCGCGTCGGTCACGTTGCTGGTGAACGGCGCGCCGCGGCTCGCACCCATCGTCGGCGTCACCGGCAACTTCTTCTCGGTGCTTGGCGTCGGCATGCAGCTCGGCCGTGCATTTCGCGACGAGGAGACGTGGAGCGGGCATCCGTTCGTCGTGATCATCAGCGATCGCTTATGGCGCGAACAGTTCGGCGGCAAACCGTCCGTTGTCGGCACGTTCGTGTCCGTCAGCGGGAAGATGGCGGAAATCGTCGGCGTCGCGAAGCCCGGTTTCACCTTCCCGCGACCCGAGGTCGACGTCTGGTTGCCGCTGGGCTGGACGGTGAAACAACGCGCGAACATCTCGTTTCGGCGTGCGCACTATTTGCGGGTCGTCGCACGGCTGCGCGATGGCGTCACGGCCGACGAAGCAAGCATCCAGCTTCGCTCCGTCGCCGACGCGCTCAAGCGGGAATATCCGGAGACGAATCGCATCATGGACGCGGAGCTCGTCCCGCTGCATCGCTTCCTCGTCGGCGACTCGCGGCTTCCGCTGCTCGTGCTCCTTGGCGCCGTGACGCTGCTGCTTCTCATCGCGTGCGTGAACGTCGGCAATCTGCTGCTCGTGCGAGCGGCGAACCGGGAGCGCGAGATGGCGGTGCGCGCCGCGCTCGGCGCGGGGCGCTCGCGGCTCGTTCGGCAAGCGTTCGCCGAAAGCGTCGTGCTGTCGTGTGCCGGTGGTGTTCTGGGACTCGTCCTCGCGTGGTGGGGAACGCGCGTGCTCGTACGTCTGGCGCCGCGGGGCGACGGCATGCTGCCGATGGCGAACGTCGGCATCGATTGGCGTGTCGCGCTGTACGCGCTCGCGGTGACGCTTGGCGCCGGCCTGCTGTTTGGCATCGCGCCGGCGATCTGGGCCTCGCGACGGTCGCCGAACGACGTGCTGTCGGGCGCCGGCGGCAGCGGCCGCTCGAGCACGCGCGGCGTTCGTGCGCGCCGCGGCGGCGAGCGTCTCGCGGCGATCGAAGTGGCGATCGCGCTCGCCCTCACGGCGGGCGCGGCACTGCTCGTTCGCAGTTATGAGAATCTTCAGAATGTGAACGTCGGCTTCGAGTCGGCCAACGTGCTCGAAGCCACGGTGCAATTGCCGGCGCGCTATGACAGCCAGACCAAGATCGTCCGTTTCGCCGACGAGGTCATGACACGGGCGCGGGCGCTGCCCGGTGTCGTCGACGTCGGCGTCGCGAATCAACTCCCGTTGACACGGCCCAGCTGGAGCAGTGCGTTCAGTATCGAGGGACCGTCGGCGGGGCACTTCGGCGCGAGCCTGCTGCATCGCGAGGTGTCGGCGGACTACTACAAGACGATGCGCGTCCCGCTGATCCGCGGCCGCACGTTCACCGCATCGGATCGCGGACTGCCGTTCTACGTCGTGATCAACGAGTCCTTCGCGCGCGCGTACTTCAAGGGAAGCGATCCCGTCGGCCAGCGAATCACGTTCGACAAGGCGCCCGATTCGACGTCGCTGTGGCGAACGATCGTCGGCGTGGTCGGCGACGAACATCAGGCGACACCGGGCACACCGACCGACATCGAAGTGGATGCGCCGATCACGCAGGAACCGTCGCATCAGCTCGCGTTCGTGGTGCGCACACGCGGTGAGCCGTTAGCCGTTGCCCCGGGCATGCGGCACGCGATCGGCGACGTCGATCGACTCCTCGCGATCGAGAGCATCCGGTCCATGGACGGCATTCGCGCCGAGTCCATGGCGCGTGACAGATTTCTCATGATGCTACTGTCGATGTTCGGCATCGTCGGACTCGCGCTCGCCGCGGTCGGCGTCTATGGCGTGATCGCGCAGCTCGCCCGGGCTCGCACGCGCGAGATGGGCATTCGCATCGCCCTCGGCGCGAATCCGCGCGAGGTGCAGTGGCTGATCGTGCGCCGAGGGATGGGCATTGCGATGTTCGGTGTGATCGCCGGCTGCGCATTGTCGCTCGCCGGGGCGCGGGCGATGACGAAGCTCGTCTTCGGCGTGGCGCCGACCGATCCGCCAACGCTCGGCGCCGCCGTGGCGATCATTCTGGCGTCGACGTTGCTGGCGTCGTGGCTTCCGGCGCTTCGGTCGGGACACGTGGACCCCGCGACCGTGCTGCGGGAGGACTGA
- a CDS encoding DUF4382 domain-containing protein: MKQFRVALCVAAAAAAFTIPLACSDSGTPTDTASGSGTVVVNLTDAPFSTDSVRSVDIFVLRVDARQSDADSATTDHALSSDSASSNGWKTIAAPNASFNLLALQSGVIAPLGQTTLAAGTYNGFRLVIDPTRSSVTLKNGTKLTNSSSPNVTFPGAAQSGLKIIPSQPVTIASGATTTLLVDFDVNNSFVQRGNTIAQNGLLFKPVIKATITNKTTANAGT, from the coding sequence ATGAAACAGTTCCGCGTTGCGCTTTGCGTGGCCGCCGCGGCAGCGGCATTCACTATCCCGTTGGCGTGCTCCGATTCGGGAACGCCCACGGACACCGCCAGCGGCTCCGGGACCGTCGTCGTCAATCTCACTGACGCGCCCTTCTCCACCGACTCCGTTCGCAGCGTCGACATCTTCGTGCTGCGCGTCGACGCGCGTCAGTCAGACGCAGATTCCGCGACGACCGATCATGCGCTGTCGAGCGACAGTGCGTCCTCGAATGGTTGGAAGACCATCGCGGCGCCGAACGCATCGTTCAACTTGCTCGCGCTTCAAAGCGGCGTCATCGCCCCGCTCGGACAGACGACGCTCGCCGCGGGCACCTATAACGGCTTCCGTCTCGTCATCGACCCAACGCGCTCGAGCGTGACGCTCAAGAATGGAACGAAGCTCACCAACAGCAGCTCGCCCAACGTGACGTTCCCGGGCGCCGCGCAGTCCGGCCTCAAGATCATTCCGTCGCAGCCCGTGACCATCGCCTCGGGCGCGACCACGACGCTGCTCGTCGACTTCGACGTCAACAACAGTTTTGTCCAGCGCGGCAATACCATCGCGCAGAACGGGTTGCTCTTCAAGCCGGTGATCAAAGCGACGATCACGAATAAGACGACAGCGAACGCGGGAACGTAG